Proteins from a single region of Dyadobacter fanqingshengii:
- the mfd gene encoding transcription-repair coupling factor, translating to MEVKDLLTLYKGDSYLDILSTQIASKDPEAAHVQIKGLVGSLDAVVAASIQDKKKSPAVYVLSDREEAAYFQNDLQNLIGKTEVLFYPTSYKRPYHYEEVDNANVLMRGEILNKLSASKSVPTQIVTYPEALFEKVINKRSLKANTFSVKVGEKLDPSFLTEFLTSYGFEITDFVFEAGQFSVRGGILDVFSFANEHPFRIELFGDEVESIRSFDPDTQLSLETAKQINIVPDIQQKLSHETRESFLNFFAPETVLWFKDAELTLEIIENCFEKAEKALQEVTGGGIQIVSNPQDLYETRRGFLNQVKKFKTVEFGKKGYFKTESKLPYSSKPQPSFNKDFKRLLDDLSENQSKGYVNIIVAEQPKQLDRLERIFEDLDPFVKFRPMHISLREGFVDDNLKIVCYTDHQIFARFHKYRLKEKFSKSKAITLKELKSLHPGDFVTHVDYGIGRFAGMERKDVNGKEQEAIRLIYRDNDLLYVSVHNLHKIAKYTGKEGTPPAMSKLGSGEWEAKKSKVKKQLKDIAHELIALYAKRRQAPGFPFSPDNYMQAELESSFIYEDTPDQATATANVKEDMEKAHPMDRLVCGDVGFGKTEIAIRAAFKSVCDSKQVAVLVPTTILAMQHFKTFSERLADFPAKVGYINRFKSTKEIKETLKQAEEGKIDILIGTHRILNKDVKFKDLGLLIVDEEQKFGVKAKDRLKEMRVNVDVLTLTATPIPRTLHFSLMGARDLSVIATPPPNRQPVTTEVHTFSEEFIRDAISFEVQRGGQVFFVHNRVNDIESIANIILRLVPDVRIGVAHGQMDGDKLEKVMVSFIEGDYDVLVSTNIIESGIDIANANTIIINSAHMFGLSDLHQMRGRVGRSNRKAFCYLLTPSVSTLASDSRKRLQTLEEFSELGDGFKVAMRDLDIRGAGNLLGAEQSGFVNDLGYELYHKMLDEAVQELKNNEFKDLFSNALGLPSKLVPDCQIETDFATLIPDDYVKNISERLSLYTRLDNISTEDELAKFEKEILDRFGPIPAEVEDLLKMVRLRWEAELLHFEKLTLKSNTLKGYFVTSQNDEFFQSPKFGMVIDYIKQHPRKIALKDQKGKLMLICEDIKSIEQARKVLMEMTGSI from the coding sequence TTGGAAGTTAAAGACTTACTAACATTGTATAAAGGAGACAGTTATCTGGACATCCTGAGTACACAAATTGCCTCGAAAGATCCGGAAGCGGCACATGTTCAGATCAAAGGATTGGTTGGGAGCCTGGATGCAGTCGTTGCTGCATCTATTCAGGACAAGAAGAAAAGTCCGGCCGTTTACGTTTTGAGCGACAGGGAAGAGGCAGCCTATTTTCAGAATGACTTGCAGAATCTGATCGGCAAAACGGAAGTTTTATTTTACCCAACTTCTTACAAACGGCCTTATCATTACGAAGAGGTGGACAATGCCAATGTGCTGATGCGCGGCGAAATCCTCAACAAGCTCAGTGCCAGCAAGTCTGTCCCTACGCAAATTGTCACTTATCCCGAAGCATTGTTTGAAAAAGTGATTAACAAACGATCGCTGAAAGCCAACACATTCTCTGTTAAAGTTGGGGAAAAACTCGATCCGTCGTTCCTGACTGAATTTTTGACGAGTTACGGTTTCGAAATCACTGATTTTGTTTTCGAAGCAGGGCAGTTTTCGGTTCGTGGGGGGATTTTGGATGTGTTTTCATTCGCTAACGAGCATCCATTCCGCATCGAATTGTTTGGGGATGAGGTTGAAAGCATTCGTTCTTTTGACCCGGATACCCAGCTTTCGCTTGAAACGGCGAAGCAGATCAACATTGTGCCGGATATTCAGCAAAAGCTTTCGCATGAAACGCGCGAGTCGTTCCTTAATTTCTTTGCGCCGGAAACGGTTTTATGGTTTAAGGATGCCGAGCTGACATTGGAAATCATTGAAAATTGTTTTGAAAAAGCAGAAAAGGCGCTTCAGGAAGTGACGGGCGGCGGCATTCAAATTGTTTCCAATCCGCAGGATCTTTACGAAACGCGCCGGGGATTTTTAAATCAGGTTAAGAAGTTCAAAACTGTTGAATTTGGTAAAAAGGGTTATTTCAAAACAGAGAGCAAGCTTCCCTATTCTTCCAAACCACAGCCTTCTTTTAATAAAGATTTCAAAAGACTGCTGGACGATCTTTCGGAGAATCAATCAAAAGGCTATGTAAACATTATCGTCGCCGAACAACCCAAGCAGCTGGATCGGCTTGAGAGGATTTTTGAAGATCTGGATCCGTTCGTAAAATTCCGCCCAATGCACATTTCGCTGCGGGAAGGCTTTGTGGATGATAATTTGAAGATCGTTTGCTACACAGATCACCAGATTTTTGCCCGTTTCCATAAATACAGGCTCAAAGAAAAATTCAGCAAATCAAAGGCGATCACGCTGAAAGAGCTCAAATCATTACATCCTGGTGATTTTGTAACCCACGTGGATTATGGAATTGGCCGGTTTGCAGGCATGGAGCGAAAAGATGTAAATGGTAAGGAGCAGGAGGCGATCCGGCTTATTTATCGGGACAATGATCTGCTTTACGTGAGTGTGCACAATCTGCACAAGATCGCGAAATATACGGGTAAGGAAGGCACGCCGCCCGCTATGAGCAAGTTGGGCTCAGGTGAGTGGGAGGCCAAAAAATCGAAGGTCAAGAAGCAGCTTAAAGACATTGCCCACGAGCTCATTGCATTGTACGCAAAACGCAGGCAGGCACCCGGATTTCCGTTCTCGCCCGACAATTATATGCAAGCCGAACTGGAATCTTCATTCATATATGAGGACACGCCCGATCAGGCCACTGCAACTGCGAATGTGAAAGAAGATATGGAAAAAGCGCATCCGATGGACAGGCTTGTGTGTGGGGATGTGGGTTTTGGTAAAACAGAAATCGCAATCCGGGCAGCATTCAAGTCGGTTTGCGATAGCAAGCAAGTGGCGGTTCTGGTTCCGACGACCATTCTGGCCATGCAGCATTTCAAAACATTCAGCGAGCGCCTGGCTGATTTCCCCGCAAAAGTGGGTTACATCAACCGTTTCAAATCTACAAAAGAGATCAAGGAAACGCTGAAACAAGCGGAGGAAGGTAAAATTGACATATTAATTGGCACACACCGCATTCTGAATAAGGATGTAAAATTCAAGGATCTGGGGCTGCTAATCGTTGATGAAGAGCAAAAATTTGGTGTAAAAGCCAAAGACCGGTTGAAGGAAATGCGGGTTAATGTGGACGTTCTGACATTGACGGCCACGCCAATTCCCCGAACATTGCATTTCTCGCTCATGGGCGCACGCGATCTTTCGGTGATTGCTACGCCGCCGCCTAACCGTCAGCCGGTTACTACGGAAGTGCATACATTCAGTGAAGAGTTTATCCGCGATGCGATCAGCTTTGAAGTGCAGCGCGGCGGACAGGTTTTCTTTGTCCATAATCGCGTGAATGACATTGAATCCATAGCAAACATTATCCTTCGCCTCGTTCCGGATGTGCGCATAGGCGTCGCACACGGGCAAATGGACGGCGATAAGCTGGAAAAAGTGATGGTCAGCTTCATTGAAGGCGACTATGACGTGCTGGTCTCGACCAACATTATTGAGTCAGGAATTGACATTGCCAATGCGAACACGATCATTATTAATTCCGCGCATATGTTCGGTTTATCGGATCTGCACCAGATGCGTGGTCGGGTAGGTCGTTCCAATAGAAAGGCATTTTGTTATTTGCTAACGCCTTCTGTTTCAACATTGGCAAGCGATTCGCGGAAACGTTTGCAGACATTGGAAGAATTCTCCGAACTGGGCGACGGTTTTAAAGTTGCTATGCGTGATTTGGACATTCGCGGGGCAGGAAACCTGCTGGGCGCGGAACAAAGTGGTTTTGTGAATGATCTGGGTTATGAATTGTATCACAAAATGCTGGATGAGGCGGTTCAGGAGTTAAAAAATAATGAATTTAAAGACTTGTTTTCGAACGCATTAGGCCTGCCTTCCAAACTGGTTCCGGATTGCCAGATCGAGACGGATTTTGCGACATTGATTCCGGATGATTATGTCAAGAATATTTCAGAAAGATTGTCGTTATATACCCGCCTTGACAACATCTCGACGGAAGATGAATTGGCCAAATTCGAGAAAGAGATTTTGGACCGGTTTGGCCCGATCCCTGCGGAGGTAGAAGATTTGCTGAAAATGGTCCGTTTGCGCTGGGAAGCAGAGCTTTTGCACTTTGAAAAATTAACTTTGAAGAGCAATACATTGAAAGGCTACTTCGTTACTTCGCAGAACGATGAATTCTTTCAGTCTCCGAAGTTCGGAATGGTGATTGATTATATTAAACAACACCCAAGAAAAATTGCTTTAAAAGACCAGAAAGGCAAGTTAATGCTCATATGCGAAGATATTAAAAGCATTGAACAAGCCAGGAAAGTCCTGATGGAGATGACTGGGTCGATATGA
- a CDS encoding SUMF1/EgtB/PvdO family nonheme iron enzyme: MHKMGIRSIALILIVLLAATSCSKKKRPTSLKPGKTSSKTGLAYNGKDGFEVKQYKALPAGPDLVYIEGGRFTMGSLEEEVMSRRDNPKRTVSIQSFYMDQTEVANVHYLEYLNAVQRDSSEEFYSKALPDTNVWFNELSFNDSYVTMYLRHPGFRLYPVVGVSWVQANDYCAWRTAAVSQANNTAGQAAAGGKKKKGFSFGKKKKDAAAADAAVAATDAPAPQLRIESGYVMPPYRLPTEAEFEYAAMAMIGTQYSDENQSNQRIYPWDGSTMRQPRGRKQGTMLANFKRGPGDYAGIAGKSNDGAIITQEIRSYPANDNGLYDMAGNVSEWVYDVYRPLSNNDVNDLNSFRRDGYQDEAKNYDSKNGNSLVNDNLRVFKGGSWSDVAYWLSPGTRRYMDQDSATAMVGFRCAMIATGSHKE, translated from the coding sequence ATGCATAAGATGGGTATCCGGTCGATCGCGTTGATTCTGATTGTGTTATTAGCCGCTACTTCATGTAGTAAAAAGAAGCGACCAACCAGTCTTAAACCTGGTAAAACAAGCTCTAAAACGGGTTTGGCTTACAATGGCAAAGACGGATTTGAGGTCAAACAGTACAAAGCATTGCCAGCAGGCCCCGACCTTGTTTATATCGAAGGTGGCAGGTTTACAATGGGTTCTTTGGAGGAAGAGGTGATGAGCAGACGGGATAATCCAAAACGTACTGTCAGTATCCAATCCTTTTATATGGACCAGACAGAGGTGGCAAATGTCCACTATCTTGAATATTTAAATGCAGTTCAAAGAGATTCATCTGAGGAATTTTACAGTAAAGCGTTACCTGATACCAATGTTTGGTTCAATGAATTATCATTCAACGATTCATATGTAACCATGTATTTGCGCCACCCAGGGTTTCGTTTGTATCCGGTTGTGGGGGTTTCGTGGGTTCAGGCGAATGATTATTGCGCTTGGAGAACCGCAGCAGTAAGCCAGGCAAATAACACAGCAGGGCAAGCAGCAGCAGGTGGCAAAAAGAAAAAAGGGTTCTCTTTCGGCAAGAAGAAAAAGGATGCAGCGGCGGCAGACGCAGCAGTTGCAGCGACGGACGCACCGGCACCGCAGCTTAGAATTGAAAGCGGTTACGTAATGCCTCCTTACCGTCTGCCAACAGAAGCAGAGTTTGAATATGCAGCGATGGCAATGATTGGAACGCAGTATTCTGATGAAAACCAATCCAACCAAAGAATTTATCCATGGGACGGTTCCACAATGCGTCAGCCACGTGGCCGTAAGCAGGGAACCATGTTAGCAAACTTTAAACGTGGTCCTGGTGACTACGCGGGTATTGCAGGCAAATCTAATGACGGAGCGATCATTACTCAGGAAATTCGTTCGTATCCGGCTAACGACAATGGTTTGTATGACATGGCAGGAAACGTAAGCGAGTGGGTTTATGACGTCTATCGCCCGCTTTCAAACAATGATGTAAATGACTTGAACTCTTTCCGTCGCGATGGTTACCAGGACGAAGCTAAAAATTACGATAGTAAGAACGGCAACTCTCTGGTTAACGATAATTTGAGAGTATTTAAAGGTGGTTCTTGGTCAGATGTTGCGTACTGGCTTTCACCAGGAACACGTCGCTACATGGACCAGGATTCAGCGACTGCAATGGTTGGTTTCCGTTGCGCAATGATCGCCACTGGAAGTCACAAAGAATAA